The following are encoded in a window of Manihot esculenta cultivar AM560-2 chromosome 8, M.esculenta_v8, whole genome shotgun sequence genomic DNA:
- the LOC110621691 gene encoding putative invertase inhibitor, whose translation MSYSIFFFFILVLANPSHQAPDLVTTTCDQTLYKDLCKSALATAPKTDVKDAQSLAKFALKMTSLNGGEIHKRITQLLTTNSDEFVKQCLTDCSTVYQDAIDQLEDSMVALDTKAFNDVNTWVSAAMTVAQSCEDGFKGKQGAVSPLTDMNKRFGQLCSVSLAITNQAAKN comes from the coding sequence ATGTCTTACtctatcttcttctttttcatccTTGTTCTCGCCAATCCTTCTCACCAAGCCCCAGATTTGGTAACCACAACTTGTGATCAAACCTTGTACAAAGACCTCTGCAAATCTGCTCTAGCCACAGCTCCAAAAACTGATGTAAAAGATGCGCAGAGCTTAGCCAAATTTGCACTAAAAATGACATCATTAAATGGAGGTGAAATACACAAGCGCATTACCCAGTTGCTTACTACAAATTCAGATGAATTCGTGAAGCAATGCCTCACAGATTGCTCAACTGTGTACCAAGATGCCATTGATCAGCTTGAGGACTCCATGGTTGCATTGGATACTAAAGCTTTCAATGATGTTAATACATGGGTGTCTGCTGCTATGACTGTTGCACAGTCATGTGAGGATGGATTCAAGGGCAAGCAAGGGGCTGTGTCTCCATTAACAGATATGAACAAAAGGTTTGGCCAGCTTTGCAGTGTGTCTTTAGCAATAACCAATCAGGCAGCTAAAAATTAA